One Nocardiopsis gilva YIM 90087 genomic window, GTCGATCTCGCCGACGTAGACGTACAACTCCGAGATGCCGCCCCGCTCGACCCGGGACGCCAGGGACGCGTATGCCTCACGGCCCGCCTTCCCCTGCACCCAGGACTCACCCAGCCATGCCGCGTTGTGTCCCGTGGAGACCGCCCACGCGGCGGGTGACCCCGTGTACTGCGCCGCCAGCAGTGCGCCCGCTCCCACCACGACCACGAGGAGGGCGGCCAGCCCCGCGAGGATCCTGGTCAGCAGCCACTTCACCGATGTCCACCACTTCCCGGTCGTCGCTTAGCCTGAGTGTGCCGGGTGTCCCTGCCGCCGCCGTGGCGAGGGGGCCACGGGGGTCATGGGATCATAGACGGCGATACCCGCGCGCTACGCCCGCGGACGTCATGTCCCACCACGGCATGTTCAAGACGACGTACGAGACTTGTGAACGGAGCACGGTGCCACAGCCGAATCGGACCGATCCCGCGCTGATCCGGAACTTCTGCATCATCGCGCACATCGACCATGGCAAGTCGACGCTGGCCGACCGCATGCTCCAGTTGACCGGCGTCGTCGAAGACCGGAAGATGCGCGAGCAGTACCTCGACCGGATGGACATCGAGCGCGAACGCGGCATCACCATCAAGTCGCAGGCCGTGCGCCTGCCCTTCACCGCGCTCGACGACACCACCTACGTCCTCAACCTCATCGACACCCCCGGCCACGTCGACTTCAGCTACGAGGTCTCGCGGTCGCTGGCGGCCTGCGAGGGCGCGATCCTGCTCGTCGACGCCGCCCAGGGCATCGAGGCGCAGACCCTGGCCAACCTCTACATGGCGCTGGAGAACGATCTCGCGATCATCCCGGTGCTGAACAAGATCGACCTCCCGGCCGCCCAGCCCGACAAGTACGCCGCCGAGCTGGCCGGGATCATCGGCTGCGAACCCTCCGACGTCCTCAAGGTCAGCGCCAAGACCGGTCACGGTGTCGAGGAGCTGCTGAACGAGATCGTGCAGCGCATCCCGGCCCCTGTGGGCGACGCCGACGCCCCCGCCCGAGCGATGATCTTCGACTCGGTCTACGACACCTACCGCGGCGTGGTCACCTACGTCCGGATCGTCGACGGCCGCCTCAGCACCCGCGAGCGCATCCAGATGATGTCCACGGGCGCCACCCACGAGATGCTCGAAGTGGGCGTCATCGCCCCGGAACCCACCAAGATCGAGGGGCTGGGCGTCGGCGAGGTCGGCTACATCATCACCGGTGTGAAGGACGTCCGGCAGTCGCGGGTCGGTGACACCATCACCTCCGCCGCCAAGGGCGCCACCGACATGCTCGAGGGCTACCGGGACCCCAAGCCCATGGTGTTCTCCGGGCTGTACCCGATGGACGGCACCGACTACCCGGTCCTCCGCGACGCCCTGGAGAAGCTCCAGCTCAACGACGCCGCCCTGGTCTTCGAACCGGAGACGTCGGCGGCGCTGGGCTTCGGCTTCCGCTGCGGCTTCCTCGGCCTGCTGCACCTGGAGATCACCCGCGCCCGCCTGGAGCGCGAGTTCAATCTCGACCTGATCTCCACCGCGCCCAACGTCATCTACCGGGTGATCATGGAGGACGGCACCGAACACGAGGTGACCAACCCCAGCGAGTTCCCCGAGGGCAAGATCGCCGAGGTCTACGAGCCGATCGTCAAGGGCACTCTGCTCGCCCCCGCGGAGTTCGTCGGCCCGATCATGGAGCTGTGCCAGAACCGCCGCGGCGCCCTCCAGGGCATGGACTACCTGTCCGAGGACCGGGTGGAGATGCGCTACACCCTCCCGCTCGCCGAGATCGTGTTCGACTTCTTCGACCAGCTCAAGTCGCGCACCAAGGGCTATGCCTCGCTCGACTACGAGCCGTCCGGCGAGCAGATGTCCGACCTGGTCAAGGTGGACATCCTGCTGCAGGGCGAGGCCGTCGACGCGTTCTCCGCGATCGTCCACAAGGAGAAGGCCTACGCGTACGGCACAGAGATGACCAAGAAGCTGCGCGAGCTCATCCCGCGGCAGCAGTACGAGGTGCCGGTGCAGGCGGCCATCGGCTCCCGGGTCATCGCCCGCGAGAACATCCGCGCGATCCGCAAGGACGTGCTCTCGAAGTGCTACGGCGGTGACATCAGCCGTAAGCGCAAGCTGCTGGAGAAGCAGAAGGAGGGCAAGAAGCGGATGAAGATGGTCGGCCGCGTCGAGGTGCCGCAGGAGGCCTTCATCACCGCGCTGTCCACCGACGACAGCGGCGAGAAGGACGCGAAGAAGAAGTAGTCGCCGCCGCGAAACGACACGACGTGAATGACGGTGCCGGGAGGGCCCTCGGGCCCTCCCGGCACCGTTGTGTCGATGCGACGGTGCAATCCGGGCACGTCGGTCCGGGGCAGCACCGCGTTCGCCGCACCGGTGGGAAAGGCCGGTCCGCTGTCAGATGCGCAGCCACACCGCTGTGTCTGGGGGCAGCAGCAGTGAGCCGTCGTGGGTCTCCGTCGGTCCGCTGGACAGCAGGACGTCGCCGGGCACGGGCGACGCCACCGGTTCACCGGTCAGGTTGACGACGCACGCGAAGCCGGGGGCGCGGCGGAACGCCAGGACGCCCTCGGGCGAGGCCACCCACTCCAGTGCCCCATCGCCCAGCGCCGGATGTGCGCGGCGTTCGCGCAGTGCGGTGGTGTACAGCGCCAGCGTCGAGTCGGCGTTGTGCCGCTGGGCCTCGCGTGTCAATGCCGCCCACGCTGCGGGCATCGGGAGCCACGGCTCCGTGCCCTCGGGAGCGAATCCGAACGGGGGCTCGGTGCCCTCCCAGGGAAGCGGGACTCGGCAGCCGTCGCGTCCGCGCTCAGTGCGCCCCGAGCGCTCCCAGGTGGGGTCCTGCAGCGCGTCCTCCGGCAGGTCGGCGACCTCGGGCAGGCCCAGCTCCTCGCCCTGGTACAGGTAGACCGACCCGGGTAGCGCGAAGGTGAGCAGCGCAGCGGCGCGGGCGCGCCGCAGGCCCTGGGCGCCGTCGCCGAACCGCGTGACGTGCCGGGTGACGTCGTGGTTGGACAGCACCCACGTGGTCGTCGCGCCGACCGCGCCGTTAGCCGCCAGCGATGTGTCGACGACCGAGCGCAGCGCCGCCGCGTCCCAGTCCGCTGTCAGGTACTCGAAGTTGAACGCCTGGTGCAGCTCGTCGGGGCGCAGGTACCGTGCCACCCGCCGGGCGTCGTCCACCCACGCCTCGGCCACCAGTGCGCGCTCGCCCGGGTAGGCGTCGACGATGCTCCGCCACCGCCGGTAGATCTCGTGCACACCCTCCTGGTCGAAGTAGGGCAGCCGCGTCTCCCCGTCGAGCAGCGCGGCCTTCTGCCCGGGGGCGATGTCGGGCAGCGCGGGGTCCTTGACCATGCCGTGCGCGACGTCGATGCGGAACCCGTCGACGCCGCGGTCCAGCCAGAACCGCAGCACGTCCTCGAACTCCTGCCGCACCTCGGGTGAGGTCCAGTCGAGATCGGGCTGCTCGGCGTCGAAGAGGTGCAGGTACCACTCCTCGGGGGTGCCGTCCGGCCGCTTCAGCCGGGTCCAGGCCGGCCCACCGAAGATCGACTGCCAGTTGTTCGGCGGCTCCTCGCCGTTGGTCCCCTTCCCGGGCCGGAAGATGTAGCGGGACCGCTCGGGACTTCCGGGTTCGGCCGCCACCGCCGCGCGGAACCAGCGGTGGGCCGCGGAGGTGTGGTTGGGCACGATGTCGATGATCACCCGCAGGCCGAGCTCGTGCGCCGTCGCGGTGAGGGCGTCGACGTCGGCCAGGGTGCCGAAGCGCGGGTCCACCTCGCGGTAGTCGGCCACGTCGTAGCCGCCGTCGGCGAGGGGGGAGAGGTAGAAGGGGGTGAGCCAGACGGCGTCGACGCCGAGCGCGGCGAGTTCCGGCAGGCGTCGCCGGATGCCCGGCAGGTCGCCCTCGCCGTCCCCGTTGGAGTCGGCGAAGCTGCGCACATAGATCTGGTAGATGGCGGCGTCGCGCCACCAGTCCGGCCGTGTGCTGGGAGGAGCGGGGATCCCGGGTGGGGGAGTCGGTGGCATGGGGGTTCCCTCTCTATCGCCGGAACGGTGGAGAAGGCGGTTCCCGGTCCGGCGCCGAAACGGTTTGCAAGGGCTTGCGCAAGATTACCGGGTTCTTGCAAAGGATGAGCAGACGACTTCCATTAGAGTGCTGCCATGGGTCCACGATTGGCCGACATCGCACGGCATGCGGGCGTCAGTGAGGCGACCGTCTCCCGGGTTCTCAACGACAAGCCCGGCGTCGGGGCGGACACGCGCAAGGCCGTGCTGACAGCGCTCGACGTGCTCGGCTACGAACGGCCCGCCCGGCTCCGGCAGCGCTCCGCCGGGCTGGTCGGCATGGTCGTCCCGGAGCTGGAGAACCCCGTCTTCCCGATGTTCGCCCAGGCGGCCGAGGGCGCGCTCGCCCAGCACGGCTACACGCCCGTTCTGTGTACGCGGACGCCCGGTGGGATCGCCGAGGACGAATACGTCGAGCTGCTGCTGGAGCGCAACGTCTCCGGCATCCTCTTCGTCTCCGGCCTGCACGCCGACACCACCGCCGACCACGACCGCTACCGTCGCCTCGCCGCCCGCAGGATGCCGATCGTGCTGGTGAACGGCTACGCGGAGAACGTGCCCGCCGCGTTCGTCTCCTGCGACGACCGGGAGGCCGGCCGCCTCGCTGTCGACCACCTCGCCGCGCTCGGCCACACCCGCATCGGCTTCACCAGCGGACCCAAGCGCTTCGTCCCCGTGCAGCGCAAACTCGAAGGCTACCGGGAGGCCATGGCCCGCAACGGCCTGCCCACCGACGACCTCGTGGAGCTGTCGCTCTTCAGCCTCGAAGGCGGCCACGCCGCCGCCGTCCGGTTGCTGGAGCGCGGTGTCACCGCCATGGTCTGCGGTTCCGACCTCATGGCGCTCGGCGCCATCCGCGCCGCCCGACAGCGCGGGCTGTCGGTGCCCCACGACGTCTCCATCGTGGGCTACGACGACTCCCAGCTCATCGCCTTCACCGACCCGCCGTTGACGACCGTCCGCCAACCCGTGCCGTCGATGGCTCTGGCGGCGGTGCGCACCCTGTGCGACGAGATCGCCGGACACGCCTCCACGGTGTCGCATTCGGAGTACCTCTTCGACCCCGAGCTCGTGGTGCGCGGCTCCACCGGCGCGGCCCCCGCCGACGCCCCGGGAAGGACGGGCACCCTGCACGTGCGGTGACGGGACGCGTGTCCTAACGTTCTCCTATGCTTTTCGACGCCAGCCCCGCCCTCGTCCGTTCCGTCAACTCCGGTCGCGCCGTCGAGCGCGAATGGGCGGGCAAGGCGGCGCGCACCGCCATCGACAAGCGCCCCGTCGACGGGACGGTCACCGTGCGGACCCTGGGGATCACCGGGGACGAGCAGGCCGACACCGCCCGCCACGGCGGCCGCGACCAGGCGGTCTACGCCTACGCGCGGGAGGACCTGGACCACTGGGCGGCCCTCCTCGACCTCCCCCTGCGCGACGGCCGGTTCGGCGAGAACC contains:
- the lepA gene encoding translation elongation factor 4, translating into MPQPNRTDPALIRNFCIIAHIDHGKSTLADRMLQLTGVVEDRKMREQYLDRMDIERERGITIKSQAVRLPFTALDDTTYVLNLIDTPGHVDFSYEVSRSLAACEGAILLVDAAQGIEAQTLANLYMALENDLAIIPVLNKIDLPAAQPDKYAAELAGIIGCEPSDVLKVSAKTGHGVEELLNEIVQRIPAPVGDADAPARAMIFDSVYDTYRGVVTYVRIVDGRLSTRERIQMMSTGATHEMLEVGVIAPEPTKIEGLGVGEVGYIITGVKDVRQSRVGDTITSAAKGATDMLEGYRDPKPMVFSGLYPMDGTDYPVLRDALEKLQLNDAALVFEPETSAALGFGFRCGFLGLLHLEITRARLEREFNLDLISTAPNVIYRVIMEDGTEHEVTNPSEFPEGKIAEVYEPIVKGTLLAPAEFVGPIMELCQNRRGALQGMDYLSEDRVEMRYTLPLAEIVFDFFDQLKSRTKGYASLDYEPSGEQMSDLVKVDILLQGEAVDAFSAIVHKEKAYAYGTEMTKKLRELIPRQQYEVPVQAAIGSRVIARENIRAIRKDVLSKCYGGDISRKRKLLEKQKEGKKRMKMVGRVEVPQEAFITALSTDDSGEKDAKKK
- a CDS encoding glycoside hydrolase family 13 protein, with product MPPTPPPGIPAPPSTRPDWWRDAAIYQIYVRSFADSNGDGEGDLPGIRRRLPELAALGVDAVWLTPFYLSPLADGGYDVADYREVDPRFGTLADVDALTATAHELGLRVIIDIVPNHTSAAHRWFRAAVAAEPGSPERSRYIFRPGKGTNGEEPPNNWQSIFGGPAWTRLKRPDGTPEEWYLHLFDAEQPDLDWTSPEVRQEFEDVLRFWLDRGVDGFRIDVAHGMVKDPALPDIAPGQKAALLDGETRLPYFDQEGVHEIYRRWRSIVDAYPGERALVAEAWVDDARRVARYLRPDELHQAFNFEYLTADWDAAALRSVVDTSLAANGAVGATTTWVLSNHDVTRHVTRFGDGAQGLRRARAAALLTFALPGSVYLYQGEELGLPEVADLPEDALQDPTWERSGRTERGRDGCRVPLPWEGTEPPFGFAPEGTEPWLPMPAAWAALTREAQRHNADSTLALYTTALRERRAHPALGDGALEWVASPEGVLAFRRAPGFACVVNLTGEPVASPVPGDVLLSSGPTETHDGSLLLPPDTAVWLRI
- a CDS encoding LacI family DNA-binding transcriptional regulator produces the protein MGPRLADIARHAGVSEATVSRVLNDKPGVGADTRKAVLTALDVLGYERPARLRQRSAGLVGMVVPELENPVFPMFAQAAEGALAQHGYTPVLCTRTPGGIAEDEYVELLLERNVSGILFVSGLHADTTADHDRYRRLAARRMPIVLVNGYAENVPAAFVSCDDREAGRLAVDHLAALGHTRIGFTSGPKRFVPVQRKLEGYREAMARNGLPTDDLVELSLFSLEGGHAAAVRLLERGVTAMVCGSDLMALGAIRAARQRGLSVPHDVSIVGYDDSQLIAFTDPPLTTVRQPVPSMALAAVRTLCDEIAGHASTVSHSEYLFDPELVVRGSTGAAPADAPGRTGTLHVR